gcttcccccccacacacacaaacgCACACTGCAGCATCCCGGTGGAGAACATCGTGCTGCTGTACAAGGGCGCGCCGCTGAATAACTTCCTCACGCTGAAGGAATCCGAGCTGGTGGACAACTCCCGAATCGACTACTTCGTGCCCATGTGCTACGTTTACAAAGAGAAGAAGGCGGGGATGGCAGGCTcagatgatgatgaagacgATGAAGATGACGACAGCGATGCGATTGTGAAGAACGCGCAAGGGAAAGGTAACAAGGGGGTGGACGAGACGAAGGGGAAAGACGAAAATATTGTGAAGAGCGAAAGTGTTGCGAAGAGCGAAGGTGTTGCCAAGAGCGAAAGCGCATTTAAGAGGGAGAACAGCGTGAAGGAACCCACCCCGAAGAAGGAACCCACTCCGAAGAAGGAGCCTACTCCGAAGAAGGAGCCTACTCCGAAGAAGGAGCCTACTCCGAAGAAGGAGCCTACTCCAAAGAAGGAGCCTACTCCAAAGAAGGAGCCCACTACGAAGAAGGAACCCGCGCCGAAGAGGGAAAACACTGCCAAAAGTATAAATacagaaaaaaggcaaaattcAAAAGcgggaatgcaaaaaatgaacagcagaggaaattaaaaataattatatttttagttgGCATTAAATGTGCACTGTGTGGAAGGAGAGAGGCGTAAAAAAGGTTCCTTTGTTTTTGCTTGGTTTTTCCTTagtttttctttgcttttccttatttttccttttttttttttcatttcactGCGACGTATGTGTGCGCATACGACTGCGCATGAGCAGTCAGCCTGCGCTATGGATTGAAACGTAGGAGTGCGAGAGGGGAGCTGAAGAATAGTCGGTCTGTTGCGCATAAATGGGGAAAGCTCACTGCCGAGGGGGGACCCGTTTCGAGAACGACACGCGGTTAGAGGTAGCCTCTCCCCACATACACGTGAGTACGCACGTACGTGTGTATGCATAGTGGGCCTCCATAGGGAGTCTAGTAAGACTGATCGTTTAACCCTGCATTTCTCCCCAtctctctttctctttctccttctctttttctttctttctttttttttttttttttgtgttaagAAAGCGCGGCGCTTTGGTAAAGCTCCTCCGGCACAGCTAAGTTAAACTGTCGTGTTGTTGTGTGCGCCCCCACGTAGACGGGTACGCGCGTGCGCACgagccttccttttttacatgGAAGGGGCAAACACGAACACCTGTTGCCGTTTCGCTTGCTAATTGTTTATGTCACCACTTTGTCATTTGTGTGCTTCGCCCCTGCCAATGGCGTGTTTAACCACTGCCCCATTAGCGTGTTTGGCTTCTTTGTCTTTCCCTTATCTGATGATTTCACTtggacattttttatttgcacttCATACGAACTTGGATCAattagctagctagctagcttttttttttttttttttttttttattcccgaacatttcatttgttttagccatttttttaaaagcagtcgtttttaaaatgttcaccttaaacatgttaaaaatggtgaagtgagtaattcacaaaattggaCAACTTGCGCAGGACAAACGAACACAAATGGGGCATGAACAAacaaaacgtttttttttttggagggaAAGGCACAATCGTGGTAATGTAGTTGTCACGTGAagggaggcaaaaatgggaaaaaaaaaaaaattaattaatccGCACAACGGCAAGGACCAAGTCAGCCCCACTTGAAAACACCCTTGATGATGATTGTCCAGACAATGTCGATGATGACTTCTATGCATATGAGGTATATCACAATCCATTCGAGTTTGTAACCGTGCTGGAAGGGATGGggagagggaggaggagaggtTTGGACGATGGTGAGGCAAAGTAGCCAAAGCAGCCAAAGATATACACACGCGCAAACGAACATGCATCCGGCtatgcttcttttttgcaaagcccAACCTGAATGGTTAACTCGTTTTGCAGCATATCGTACAGATCTTTAATTATGTCCAATCTGCGGAGAGAGGGGTGCCAAGGAACGAAAGTGTGAAATGCTGTTATGGCGTGAGGGCTACACCATGTGCTCATTCAAAAGGGGGTTCCCTCTGCGTCGCCACGCCGACTCtccaaattgggaaaaagaCCCCCCTTACCTATGATTCAAAATTTCGACCCTTTTGGAGATATCCAGGTATTTTCTAAAGTGCTCATACGTTTCGGTGAAGTCGTCGTGGTCCcaaaa
Above is a genomic segment from Plasmodium vivax chromosome 5, whole genome shotgun sequence containing:
- a CDS encoding hypothetical protein, conserved (encoded by transcript PVX_089385A), with translation MYVTVGANDILITVNDFVNKESSTYQIGDINNEMKISEIINKIKVKKNYTYDNTSLVLYFARVECKLDEKLSTYNKSNRKTVKLELYLANLITINVRTLQSCGSGTSRCIPFWSFCFRQTIKIKIIDTCEVRVLKQRIYNLTDESTSIPVENIVLLYKGAPLNNFLTLKESELVDNSRIDYFVPMCYVYKEKKAGMAGSDDDEDDEDDDSDAIVKNAQGKGNKGVDETKGKDENIVKSESVAKSEGVAKSESAFKRENSVKEPTPKKEPTPKKEPTPKKEPTPKKEPTPKKEPTPKKEPTPKKEPTTKKEPAPKRENTAKSINTEKRQNSKAGMQKMNSRGN